A portion of the Aphelocoma coerulescens isolate FSJ_1873_10779 chromosome 1, UR_Acoe_1.0, whole genome shotgun sequence genome contains these proteins:
- the LIPT1 gene encoding lipoyl amidotransferase LIPT1, mitochondrial produces MVLQSIKNCLWLSCILRTPKACFWSTASGGLIIQSVSNDVYQNLAVEDWIHDHMDLEKQQVLFLWRNSPAVVIGRHQNPWQECNLRLLRQKNIKLARRRSGGGTVYHDLGNINLTFFTTRKKYERMENLKLVVKALKALRPQLDVHVTDRYDILLDRQYKISGTAAKLGRTSAYHHCTLLCNADKFVLSSVLKSPYKGLKSNATPSVPASVKNLFEEDPSLTSEMLLDAIAKEYATQHQIDHHITIINPADETLLPGISNKTKELQTWEWVYGKTPKFSVSTCFNMAYKDSVLDIKVNMDVKHGRIEVCNIDLPEQWLPPGLYSELVKSLTGSKFCPNETTTLVTTLLRVCPQDDELHSRWSLLCENMIMLM; encoded by the coding sequence ATGGTACTCCAGTCAATAAAGAACTGCCTTTGGCTGTCCTGCATCCTCAGAACTCCAAAAGCTTGCTTCTGGAGCACAGCTAGTGGAGGCCTCATTATTCAGTCTGTTTCTAATGATGTTTACCAAAATCTAGCTGTGGAAGACTGGATCCATGACCACATGGATTTAGAGAAGCAACAGGTCCTTTTCCTTTGGAGAAATTCCCCTGCTGTGGTAATAGGGAGACATCAGAATCCCTGGCAGGAATGCAACCTCAGGCTATTGAGgcaaaaaaatataaaactagCTAGGAGGAGAAGTGGAGGAGGGACAGTTTACCATGACTTAGGTAATATCAATTTGACTTTCTTCACAACCCGAAAAAAATATGAACGAATGGAAAACCTGAAGCTTGTTGTGAAGGCACTGAAAGCCTTGCGACCCCAGTTAGATGTACATGTCACTGACAGATACGACATCTTGCTAGACAGGCAATACAAAATCTCAGGCACTGCTGCAAAGCTGGGAAGGACAAGTGCTTATCACCACTGTACCTTGCTCTGTAATGCAGATAAgtttgttttatcttctgtGCTAAAAAGTCCTTATAAAGGGCTAAAGAGTAATGCCACTCCTAGTGTGCCTGCCTCAGTGAAAAATCTCTTTGAAGAGGATCCTAGTTTAACTTCTGAGATGCTCCTGGATGCCATTGCTAAAGAATATGCTACACAACACCAAATAGATCACCATATCACCATAATAAATCCAGCTGATGAGACTCTGCTTCCTGGAATTAGTAACAAAACTAAAGAACTACAAACCTGGGAATGGGTGTACGGAAAGACACCAAAGTTCAGCGTTAGCACTTGTTTTAACATGGCCTATAAAGATTctgttcttgacattaaagTAAATATGGATGTAAAGCATGGAAGGATTGAAGTCTGTAACATTGATCTGCCAGAGCAGTGGCTGCCACCAGGACTGTACAGTGAACTGGTCAAGAGTCTTACTGGCAGTAAGTTTTGCCCAAACGAAACCACTACGCTTGTGACAACATTGCTAAGAGTGTGTCCACAAGATGATGAGTTGCACAGCAGGTGGAGTCTACTGTGTGAGAATATGATAATGTTAATGTGA
- the MITD1 gene encoding MIT domain-containing protein 1, with amino-acid sequence MSQARSDGTAALERAGAETVKRAVQLDAASRFQESLVCYQEGIDLLLQVVKATADEAKKHRYRQKISEYMTRAEDIKKHIEKEKQDGKYHKQIRIEENATGFGYEKLFHEYLTEIVSEVWVEDPYIRQVHQLYNFLRFCEMLVKGPCKVKTIHLLTSYDVGSGRSQQLSVLEEIKQSLSNYGVTLKIDFSSSIHDREIRFNNGWMIKIGRGLDYFKKPKGHFSIGYCDFDLRPCHETTVDVFHTKYTKKT; translated from the exons ATGTCGCAGGCGCGGAGCGATGGCACTGCCGCGCTGGAACGGGCCGGGGCGGAGACGGTGAAGCGGGCGGTGCAGCTGGACGCGGCGTCTCGGTTCCAGGAGTCGCTGGTGTGTTACCAGGAGGGCATCGacctcctgctgcaggtggtGAAAG CCACGGCAGATGAGGCGAAAAAGCACCGCTACCGGCAGAAGATATCCGAGTACATGACCAGAGCCGAAGACATTAAAAAACACATTGAGAAAGAGAAACAAG ATGGCAAATACCATAAACAGATCAGGATAGAAGAAAACGCAACAGGTTTTGGCTATGAAAAGCTTTTCCATGAGTACCTCACTGAGATTGTTTCTGAAGTTTGGGTGGAGGACCCGTACATTCGGCAGGTTCATCAG TTGTATAACTTTCTACGATTCTGCGAGATGCTAGTTAAGGGGCCGTGCAAGGTGAAAACAATCCACCTCCTCACTTCCTATGATGTG GGTAGTGGGAGGAGTCAGCAGTTGAGTGTCttggaagaaataaaacagtCATTGAGTAATTATGGAGTAACACTGAAGATTGACTTTTCATCTTCAATACACGATCGAGAAATCAG attcAACAATGGGTGGATGATTAAGATTGGAAGGGGTCTTGATTATTTTAAGAAACCAAAG GGTCATTTCAGCATTGGATACTGTGACTTTGATTTGAGACCTTGTCATGAAACAACAGTGGATGTCTTTCATACTAAATACACGAAGAAAACATGA
- the MRPL30 gene encoding large ribosomal subunit protein uL30m: MAAGAGRAGLGLAGAGKMLGRRMEGMASPAWVRCLFTRSRIPDSVFHPRPGDHEKYGGDPEEPHKIHVITRIKSVIGRPYWEKKIIRDLGLDKAHQPRLHKNIPSVNSRLKVIKHLIRIQPLKLPHGLPTEEEVSSTFLTTRGELVIKKRLKPVEQKEIKS; the protein is encoded by the exons ATGGCGGCCGGGGCAGGCCGGGCGGGCCTGGGGCTCGCAGGGGCTGGGAAG ATGCTGGGGAGGAGGATGGAAGGGATGGCGTCCCCGGCGTGGGTTCGTTGTCTCTTTACCAGGTCGAGAATTCCAGACTCG GTATTTCATCCACGGCCTGGAGATCATGAAAAGTATGGAGGTGACCCTGAGGAGCCCCACAAAATCCACGTTATTACTAGAATAAAAAGTGTCATTGGTCGCCCATATTGGGAAAAGAAGATAATACGTGATCTGGGACTGGATAAA GCACATCAGCCAAGACTGCACAAAAATATCCCTTCCGTGAATTCCAGACTGAAAGTTATTAAACATCTAATAAG AATACAGCCACTGAAACTACCCCACGGGCTGCCAACAGAAGAGGAAGTGTCCAGCACCTTTCTGACAACCAGGGGAGAGCTTGTCATTAAAAAGCGCCTGAAACCTGTGGagcagaaagaaattaagtCATGA